The bacterium genome includes a window with the following:
- a CDS encoding TIGR00153 family protein, whose protein sequence is MALFFSKTNKFLEMIEEYLQKVTECMEQAQKTLFLYIEKGSCEEFDGLVAKTHMAESCSDDLRREIEISLYEKALMPESRGDILGLLETVDKIPNKAESVAFQIQIEAIRIPDEFKSELRKIININFGIFEDIKRAIRAVFKNIKEVRRITNEIDKKESSSDSMERDLIRKLFSSDIDIGEKILLKELIIEIGSISDKAEDTADRLNIMAVKRLI, encoded by the coding sequence ATGGCTTTATTTTTTTCAAAAACCAATAAGTTTTTAGAAATGATTGAAGAATACTTACAAAAGGTTACAGAGTGTATGGAACAGGCTCAGAAAACGCTTTTTCTCTATATTGAGAAAGGTTCTTGTGAAGAATTTGACGGGCTTGTGGCTAAAACCCACATGGCTGAATCATGCAGTGATGATTTAAGAAGGGAGATTGAAATTTCGCTGTATGAAAAGGCATTAATGCCGGAATCAAGAGGTGATATTCTTGGCCTGCTTGAAACTGTTGATAAGATTCCAAACAAGGCGGAATCTGTTGCATTTCAAATACAAATAGAGGCAATAAGAATCCCCGATGAGTTCAAATCGGAATTACGTAAAATAATCAATATAAATTTTGGTATTTTTGAGGACATTAAACGGGCAATTAGAGCCGTATTTAAGAATATTAAAGAGGTAAGGCGCATTACAAATGAGATAGATAAAAAAGAGAGCAGTTCTGATTCTATGGAAAGGGATTTAATTAGAAAATTATTCAGCTCGGATATTGACATTGGAGAGAAGATTCTCCTGAAAGAATTAATAATTGAGATTGGCAGTATATCAGACAAAGCTGAAGACACTGCAGATCGACTGAATATAATGGCAGTAAAGAGGCTTATTTAA
- a CDS encoding inorganic phosphate transporter family protein, giving the protein MFLFSLSYLKLLGGIYLGWSLGANNTANVFGTAVSSGMVKFRTATVFFVVFVILGAVIGGAPGIKTLGGLTSQNINTAFVISVAAAVAVTLLTMLKLPASVSQAVVGAILGIGILQKQINSAGLQKVVICWICTPVGAAVIAILLYMFLTYILRKIDIHFLDFDRIVRIMLILSGAYGAYALGANNVANITGVYCQAGILTPFLAALIGSISIALGAVTYSRNVMMTVGKSIIPLNAFCALVVVLSEAITVDIFAHIGVPVSTCQAVIGGVIGVGVVRNIKAVNFKVLYKIFSGWMVTPVISCVLSYVLYKIFYM; this is encoded by the coding sequence ATGTTTCTCTTCAGCCTTAGTTATTTAAAATTACTTGGAGGAATTTATTTAGGCTGGTCTCTGGGTGCCAATAACACTGCAAATGTTTTTGGAACTGCAGTTTCTTCGGGGATGGTCAAATTCCGGACAGCAACAGTTTTTTTTGTAGTATTTGTAATACTTGGCGCAGTAATTGGAGGCGCTCCAGGGATCAAAACACTTGGAGGACTTACAAGTCAAAATATAAATACAGCTTTTGTTATTTCAGTGGCGGCAGCTGTTGCAGTAACTTTATTGACAATGTTAAAACTTCCTGCTTCTGTCTCTCAGGCAGTTGTGGGAGCAATACTCGGTATTGGGATCTTACAAAAACAGATTAATTCTGCTGGATTGCAAAAGGTCGTAATCTGCTGGATATGTACACCTGTTGGCGCTGCTGTTATAGCGATTCTACTCTATATGTTTTTGACTTACATACTTAGAAAAATAGACATACATTTTCTTGATTTTGATAGAATTGTGCGGATTATGCTTATACTGTCTGGAGCTTATGGAGCCTATGCTTTGGGAGCGAATAATGTTGCAAATATAACAGGTGTTTATTGCCAAGCTGGAATACTTACGCCATTTTTAGCCGCATTAATAGGAAGTATTAGTATAGCGCTTGGCGCAGTTACCTACAGCAGAAATGTTATGATGACAGTGGGGAAAAGCATTATCCCCTTAAATGCATTCTGCGCTCTGGTTGTAGTGCTTTCAGAAGCTATAACAGTTGATATATTTGCGCACATTGGGGTTCCTGTTTCCACCTGTCAGGCCGTGATAGGCGGAGTCATAGGTGTGGGAGTCGTAAGAAATATTAAAGCAGTTAACTTTAAAGTGCTTTATAAAATTTTCTCAGGGTGGATGGTCACTCCTGTTATCAGCTGCGTTCTTTCTTATGTGCTGTATAAAATATTTTATATGTAA